In Candidatus Aegiribacteria sp., a genomic segment contains:
- a CDS encoding helix-turn-helix domain-containing protein: MKDLSISEKLRKQRRECGFSLSELARFADTSPATLSRYENGWTRFEVSTLRKLAMAMNCRLSIEFVPNKDNPTVMSKLEILGSLKRLFWDSDFNYEVLTKYPAWVVERVLESGQLEDIHSLQLLMGHDKFLKSVLKSTRVSPKTRIFWNSILKKEGMPCMKKSSREIAWDF; this comes from the coding sequence ATGAAAGATCTATCTATTTCAGAGAAACTCAGAAAGCAAAGGCGGGAGTGTGGCTTTTCGCTTTCAGAGCTTGCCAGGTTCGCCGATACTTCACCTGCAACACTATCAAGATATGAAAACGGCTGGACAAGGTTTGAGGTGTCAACCCTTAGAAAACTGGCTATGGCAATGAATTGCAGATTGAGCATAGAATTCGTTCCCAATAAGGACAATCCGACTGTAATGAGCAAATTAGAAATCCTGGGAAGTCTTAAACGACTTTTCTGGGACAGTGACTTCAACTACGAGGTACTTACAAAGTATCCTGCCTGGGTAGTGGAAAGAGTATTGGAATCGGGCCAGCTGGAAGATATTCATTCACTTCAGTTACTTATGGGGCATGATAAATTTCTCAAATCCGTTCTGAAATCCACCAGGGTGTCACCGAAAACAAGGATATTCTGGAACAGCATTCTGAAGAAAGAGGGTATGCCATGCATGAAAAAGTCCTCACGGGAAATTGCCTGGGACTTCTGA
- a CDS encoding flippase-like domain-containing protein produces MSEEKGINEQLTMGQSPEMKGFNRAKIRKGLIIFILLTIGALTAIFLKTHTGNTMKALVNFNFGYLAIVLVLSFGDMCMGALRNHIYFRKLNPGLRFMVSFRANLANIFMGAVTPSQSGGGPAQLYIYFKAGVSVGKSISVSVLNYLATLIFFLAAAGISLSVLSDSFSKTMHTLIVFCFIVFAIQFAVFILIVLKPGFVLKLATMLAKKLCSWLPRFENRINRITDKLVTEVTAYEDSCKLFVNEHPYILLLAIFLTCVLYMNKFFLAYFIMLGLGASGHLAEVLCIQALVLFICYFSPSPGASGVAELSIAALMASVISEDTLSIFTLLQRFFILYIPVILGAIVVFKEAGSSLKKQPPA; encoded by the coding sequence TTGTCTGAGGAAAAAGGGATTAACGAACAGCTGACAATGGGCCAGTCACCGGAAATGAAGGGATTCAACAGGGCTAAAATCCGCAAAGGGCTTATCATCTTCATCCTTCTGACAATCGGCGCACTCACGGCAATATTCCTGAAAACCCATACCGGTAATACGATGAAAGCGCTTGTGAATTTCAACTTCGGCTACCTTGCCATAGTACTGGTTCTTTCATTCGGCGATATGTGCATGGGGGCTCTCCGGAATCATATCTACTTCAGAAAACTTAATCCGGGATTACGTTTCATGGTAAGTTTCAGGGCCAATCTTGCAAACATCTTCATGGGCGCGGTTACTCCATCTCAGAGCGGAGGAGGACCGGCTCAGTTATATATCTACTTCAAAGCAGGTGTTTCCGTTGGAAAATCGATCTCGGTCAGTGTTCTGAATTACCTTGCAACGCTGATCTTCTTCCTGGCCGCGGCAGGCATTTCACTCAGCGTTCTCAGCGATTCTTTCAGCAAAACAATGCATACACTGATAGTTTTCTGTTTCATTGTATTTGCCATTCAATTTGCAGTATTTATCCTGATAGTACTTAAGCCTGGCTTTGTTCTGAAGCTTGCTACGATGTTAGCGAAGAAACTCTGCTCCTGGTTGCCGAGATTCGAGAACAGGATCAACAGAATAACAGATAAACTTGTCACTGAAGTTACCGCGTACGAAGACTCCTGCAAACTCTTCGTCAATGAACATCCGTATATCCTGCTCCTGGCAATCTTCCTGACATGTGTACTCTATATGAACAAGTTCTTCCTTGCTTACTTCATAATGCTTGGGCTGGGGGCATCCGGACATCTGGCAGAGGTTCTCTGCATTCAGGCACTGGTTCTTTTTATCTGCTATTTCTCTCCGAGTCCCGGAGCAAGCGGTGTGGCTGAACTCAGTATAGCGGCACTTATGGCTTCTGTGATAAGTGAAGATACACTGAGCATCTTTACTCTTCTCCAGCGTTTCTTCATCCTTTACATACCTGTGATACTTGGAGCCATAGTGGTCTTTAAAGAGGCAGGTTCGTCCCTGAAAAAGCAGCCTCCGGCTTAA
- a CDS encoding peptidylprolyl isomerase, whose protein sequence is MVLILARIFAAGFVIALLFASCGVSDETDSSGMDDTERVINTDTLPALPAISEIEYLRAAHILITWNTAKRDTVYYTEDALETIRNIEDSILSGEAAFEEMAFNYSHCTSAADSGTLPAFTTGGITAELDSAVSALEPGEMSGIIRTRFGYHLVKRMGS, encoded by the coding sequence ATGGTTTTGATTCTGGCCAGGATATTTGCGGCAGGCTTCGTGATTGCCTTACTATTCGCTTCCTGCGGTGTTTCCGATGAAACAGACTCAAGCGGCATGGACGATACTGAAAGGGTAATAAATACCGACACACTACCCGCTTTACCGGCAATCAGCGAGATCGAGTATCTAAGGGCTGCGCACATACTGATAACCTGGAACACGGCAAAAAGAGACACTGTGTATTACACTGAGGACGCACTGGAAACCATTCGGAATATTGAGGATAGTATTCTTTCAGGAGAGGCTGCTTTCGAGGAAATGGCCTTCAATTATTCTCATTGCACTTCCGCGGCTGACAGCGGAACGCTTCCCGCTTTTACAACAGGAGGCATTACAGCGGAACTGGACAGCGCTGTCTCTGCTCTGGAACCGGGAGAAATGTCCGGAATTATCAGAACACGTTTTGGTTACCATCTGGTGAAACGGATGGGCAGTTAA
- a CDS encoding NUDIX hydrolase, with amino-acid sequence MKRISEEILYKGQWLSLKRSVFANFENKKIYWENVERKNNAVSFAIIAKLIPSNRYILIRQFRHAVNNYIIGLPAGIAEVDISSEEDMKKCIIEELKEETGYTGKLKSKSPASKTNPAIMNNDFFIASVEIDENDSRNRNTHQTLEPSEEIGIVLIKKKRIKNFLMEQIDQGTDVGSGLLFLLYNLD; translated from the coding sequence ATGAAAAGGATATCGGAAGAAATTCTATATAAGGGGCAATGGCTCTCTTTGAAAAGAAGCGTATTTGCAAATTTCGAAAACAAAAAAATATACTGGGAAAATGTCGAAAGAAAGAATAATGCTGTCTCATTTGCCATAATTGCAAAACTTATTCCTTCAAATAGATACATTCTTATCAGACAGTTCAGGCACGCTGTGAATAATTATATAATTGGCTTACCTGCGGGGATCGCTGAGGTAGATATCTCAAGTGAAGAAGATATGAAAAAGTGCATAATAGAAGAACTGAAGGAAGAAACAGGATATACGGGAAAACTCAAATCGAAAAGTCCTGCGTCAAAAACCAACCCGGCAATAATGAATAACGATTTTTTCATAGCCTCTGTTGAAATCGATGAAAACGATTCGAGGAATAGAAATACCCATCAGACACTGGAACCATCTGAAGAGATAGGGATCGTACTGATCAAAAAGAAACGGATTAAAAATTTCCTGATGGAGCAGATCGATCAAGGTACAGACGTAGGTTCAGGTCTGCTGTTTTTGTTGTATAATTTAGACTGA
- a CDS encoding alkaline phosphatase family protein: MNKDPLVLFYLIDGARPDVMKRLMDEEQLPNIRREVVEQGVFRTASSCFTSTTGPAYLPFLLGCFPGTIDIPGIRWLDKKEFAAKRIGKYRLRSYNGIEGPWFNSDLPTDRKTLHELFDNSRNIYSMITRSLGADRDLTRNTKLIRYLTAHLNDKWHRVDADGQKKLMKSLDDRPDFIFAVFPAVDSFSHIHDPFDDDTTQAYINVDGFIGEAVDKLKKQGRWGNTLLIISSDHGLTSTHTHLDLADFFIDRGRDTLRYPLIFKSKPDVSVMISGNAMGHVYLHDTIQDRPLYGSEVHDSMGSLLPELIEREEIDFLCWRESNETFSVESSRGKALIVKTTDGFKYLPDTGDPLGLGEMSRPLSQMESLEVTMNSEYPDALVQIAQIFSSSRTGDVLVTSKNGYDLRDSWEWPEHHGTHGSLCREHMIVPMIMNRNDWMKREARTADFFPSILKWAGLEVPENIDGVSLV, translated from the coding sequence ATGAACAAAGATCCACTTGTGCTTTTCTATCTGATAGATGGTGCCCGACCGGATGTTATGAAACGTCTTATGGATGAGGAGCAGCTTCCCAACATCCGCAGAGAAGTAGTGGAGCAGGGGGTTTTCAGAACGGCATCTTCCTGCTTCACATCAACTACCGGTCCCGCATACCTTCCTTTCCTTCTGGGCTGTTTTCCCGGCACAATCGACATCCCCGGCATCAGATGGCTCGATAAAAAAGAGTTCGCCGCCAAGAGAATCGGCAAGTACCGACTTCGAAGTTACAATGGTATCGAAGGCCCGTGGTTCAACAGTGACCTGCCAACTGACAGAAAAACACTTCACGAACTGTTCGATAACTCCCGCAATATCTACTCCATGATAACAAGAAGCCTCGGCGCCGATAGAGACCTGACCAGAAACACCAAGCTTATCCGCTACCTGACGGCACACCTGAACGATAAGTGGCACAGGGTCGATGCTGACGGTCAAAAGAAGTTAATGAAAAGCCTTGATGACAGGCCGGATTTCATTTTCGCAGTGTTTCCGGCTGTTGACAGTTTCTCACACATCCATGACCCGTTTGATGATGACACTACTCAGGCTTACATCAACGTTGACGGGTTTATCGGAGAAGCGGTGGATAAGCTGAAAAAGCAGGGCAGATGGGGGAATACTCTTCTCATTATCTCTTCGGATCATGGGCTTACTTCAACGCATACACATCTCGACCTTGCCGACTTTTTCATTGACCGGGGCAGGGATACTCTGAGATACCCGTTGATATTCAAAAGCAAACCGGATGTTTCGGTAATGATCTCAGGCAATGCCATGGGACACGTATACCTGCATGATACCATTCAGGACAGGCCGTTGTACGGCAGTGAAGTACACGATTCAATGGGCTCGCTTCTTCCAGAGCTTATTGAGAGAGAAGAGATTGATTTTCTCTGCTGGAGGGAATCGAATGAGACATTTTCTGTCGAATCATCGCGCGGAAAAGCGTTAATTGTTAAAACAACAGATGGCTTTAAATACCTTCCCGATACCGGAGACCCGCTGGGACTCGGAGAAATGTCGAGACCGTTGAGCCAGATGGAATCGCTTGAGGTTACAATGAACTCCGAGTATCCTGACGCTCTCGTTCAGATCGCGCAGATATTCTCATCAAGCCGTACGGGTGATGTTCTTGTCACCTCGAAAAACGGCTACGATCTGAGAGACAGCTGGGAATGGCCTGAGCATCATGGGACTCACGGTTCACTTTGCCGCGAACATATGATCGTTCCCATGATAATGAACAGAAATGACTGGATGAAGAGGGAGGCGAGAACGGCAGATTTCTTCCCCTCAATATTGAAGTGGGCCGGCCTTGAGGTTCCGGAAAACATCGACGGGGTTTCTCTTGTCTGA
- a CDS encoding SPOR domain-containing protein has product MNKTILVLLVLFLVFTSCGDTTVTPDTTDQPETTGPIDPYCDPPNYTGDPFQNFPEPIGMIIPGDVPVEEYEEEILTGTHFTIQISAATTEETAQRLAESVSAEINYPVFVDHMGGYWKVRVGAFPAREDAIAYTRVLMDMGFTDAWVTTREP; this is encoded by the coding sequence ATGAATAAGACAATTCTGGTTTTACTGGTTCTTTTTCTTGTTTTCACCTCATGTGGTGATACCACTGTAACACCGGACACTACTGATCAACCGGAAACAACCGGTCCCATCGATCCCTACTGCGACCCTCCCAACTATACGGGAGACCCATTTCAGAATTTTCCCGAACCGATCGGAATGATCATTCCCGGCGATGTACCCGTGGAGGAGTACGAAGAGGAAATTCTAACGGGAACACATTTTACAATTCAGATTTCAGCTGCAACAACCGAAGAAACCGCGCAGCGCCTTGCTGAATCTGTTTCGGCAGAAATAAATTATCCGGTATTCGTTGATCATATGGGAGGATACTGGAAGGTCAGAGTAGGCGCTTTCCCGGCCAGGGAAGATGCAATTGCCTACACCCGGGTTCTTATGGATATGGGTTTCACCGATGCATGGGTCACAACAAGAGAACCATAG
- a CDS encoding RluA family pseudouridine synthase — protein MQDEFEESRSYINTLIANGHVSVDGATVRKPAFKVRVGQEIQLEIPDAVPVDLSPEPIELDIVFEDEHLLVVNKQADFIIHPSGTCRNGTLVNALLAHCDNLSGISGELRPGIVHRLDKDTTGLMMVAKDNITHRGLSSQLSARTVKRRYIALVWHTPVPDADRIDAPIGRDLNNRQKMGVITGGKRAVTNYRMLRRFRLASMIECRLETGRTHQIRVHLSVEKRCPIIADEKYGGNNPSGFSSTIRNRELIDDVIRIAKHQMLHAETLGFIHPITGAEMEFNEAPPLEFRLVMRRLEKDLDD, from the coding sequence ATGCAGGATGAATTTGAAGAGAGCAGGAGTTATATAAACACACTTATCGCCAATGGTCATGTATCTGTGGATGGCGCTACGGTAAGAAAACCCGCGTTCAAAGTGCGGGTTGGGCAGGAGATACAACTCGAGATTCCAGACGCGGTTCCTGTCGATCTCTCGCCGGAACCCATAGAGCTCGATATCGTTTTTGAAGATGAACACCTGCTCGTAGTGAACAAGCAGGCTGATTTTATTATTCACCCCTCAGGAACCTGCAGGAATGGAACCCTGGTTAACGCGCTGCTTGCGCACTGTGACAACCTCTCGGGTATTTCAGGTGAGCTGCGGCCCGGAATAGTACACAGGCTTGATAAGGATACCACCGGTTTGATGATGGTCGCGAAGGACAACATTACGCACCGGGGTCTTTCATCCCAGCTCTCCGCGAGAACTGTGAAACGGCGTTACATCGCTCTTGTATGGCATACACCGGTACCGGATGCTGACAGGATAGACGCACCTATAGGACGAGATCTTAATAACAGGCAGAAAATGGGTGTGATAACCGGGGGAAAACGCGCTGTGACCAATTACAGGATGCTGCGAAGATTCAGGCTTGCCAGTATGATTGAATGCAGGCTCGAGACAGGCAGGACTCATCAGATCAGGGTTCATCTGTCCGTTGAGAAGCGATGCCCCATAATAGCGGATGAGAAGTACGGAGGGAATAATCCCAGTGGTTTTTCTTCTACTATCCGTAACAGGGAGCTGATTGATGATGTTATCCGTATTGCCAAACACCAGATGCTTCACGCGGAAACACTTGGTTTCATTCACCCGATAACAGGCGCTGAAATGGAGTTCAACGAAGCACCACCTCTTGAGTTCAGGCTTGTGATGAGACGGCTTGAAAAGGATCTGGATGACTGA
- a CDS encoding nucleotidyl transferase AbiEii/AbiGii toxin family protein translates to MHEKVLTGNCLGLLKAFESDPSALLKEWILAGGTGLALQTGHRISDYLDFFRTDLMDVRELHDKLQQYGNYETMQEDSHTLTILLRNTKLSFILTRFPFIFQGVPYRCFEIADVREIALMKLLAITNRGSRKDFIDLYTILRGDTTLQEYFHLLPEKYGKSRINTYNILKSLTYFDDAEEEPMPIMLVPFVWEECKAFFIRAAHSIVLL, encoded by the coding sequence ATGCATGAAAAAGTCCTCACGGGAAATTGCCTGGGACTTCTGAAGGCGTTTGAATCCGATCCGTCAGCACTGCTGAAGGAATGGATACTGGCCGGTGGAACAGGGCTTGCTCTGCAAACAGGTCACAGAATTTCGGATTATCTCGATTTTTTCAGGACCGATCTCATGGATGTAAGAGAACTTCATGATAAGCTTCAGCAATACGGTAATTATGAAACAATGCAGGAGGATTCGCATACTCTCACTATCCTCCTTCGGAATACAAAACTATCATTTATTCTGACTCGATTCCCTTTTATCTTCCAGGGGGTTCCATACCGCTGTTTCGAGATAGCAGATGTTCGCGAAATCGCATTGATGAAACTCCTGGCCATTACGAACAGAGGCAGTCGAAAGGATTTCATCGATCTTTATACAATTCTTCGCGGCGATACCACATTGCAGGAGTATTTTCATCTTCTCCCGGAAAAGTACGGTAAATCAAGGATCAACACGTACAATATTCTCAAAAGTCTCACATACTTCGATGACGCGGAGGAAGAACCCATGCCAATAATGCTTGTACCGTTTGTCTGGGAGGAATGCAAAGCTTTTTTCATCCGGGCTGCGCATTCTATCGTACTGCTGTGA
- a CDS encoding PLP-dependent aminotransferase family protein yields MKRSVIRELLKLTAKPGIISFAGGLPAPATFPVDYVEAAVDHVIEEEHKTALQYGPTEGDVRLREDLATIMRTDGIKTSKDHILVTTASQQGLDLVAKIFFNPGDTCITGSPTYLGGLQAFNSYQGVSIGVELDDDGMIPGKLQETIKRLEGEGRRPRFIYIIPDFQNPAGVTIPEARRREIIEIARKGEYLIVEDTPYRQLRYSGEQQPAFQSMAPDMVLSLYTFSKIMLPGFRLGWACGPDWLIDKMVMAKQAVDLCTPPFNQAITHAMLVNGALEKGLETTIEHYSNKRMIMLESLKKEFADMPEVKWTRPEGGLFLWLTLPEGMNTDDLFQKAVDEKVAYVPGSAFFPNNDDFQSMRLNFSYASEEQIVEGVKRLACVVRENS; encoded by the coding sequence ATGAAGAGATCGGTTATCAGAGAATTGCTGAAACTTACCGCAAAACCCGGAATAATTTCATTCGCGGGGGGGTTGCCCGCTCCAGCAACTTTTCCGGTGGATTACGTTGAAGCTGCCGTTGATCATGTAATCGAGGAAGAACATAAAACAGCTCTTCAGTACGGCCCCACTGAAGGTGACGTAAGGCTCCGTGAAGATCTCGCGACAATCATGCGTACGGATGGAATCAAAACTTCCAAAGATCATATTCTTGTTACTACAGCCTCTCAACAGGGGCTTGATCTTGTAGCCAAGATATTCTTCAATCCTGGCGATACCTGCATAACCGGCTCTCCAACCTACCTTGGCGGCCTCCAGGCTTTCAACAGTTACCAGGGAGTATCCATAGGTGTGGAACTGGACGATGACGGCATGATACCCGGAAAGCTTCAGGAGACAATTAAAAGGCTTGAAGGTGAAGGCCGCAGACCAAGGTTCATCTACATTATACCGGATTTTCAAAACCCGGCTGGAGTTACCATACCCGAAGCAAGAAGAAGAGAAATTATTGAAATCGCCAGAAAAGGCGAGTACCTGATAGTCGAAGATACTCCTTACAGACAACTTAGATACAGCGGTGAACAGCAGCCAGCATTCCAGTCCATGGCACCGGATATGGTTCTTTCACTCTATACATTTTCCAAGATAATGCTGCCCGGCTTCAGGCTTGGGTGGGCATGCGGACCGGACTGGTTAATTGACAAGATGGTCATGGCCAAGCAGGCAGTTGATCTATGCACACCGCCTTTCAACCAGGCCATTACACATGCCATGCTTGTGAACGGAGCGCTTGAGAAGGGCCTTGAAACGACCATTGAGCATTACAGCAACAAAAGAATGATCATGCTGGAGAGCCTGAAAAAGGAATTCGCGGATATGCCTGAGGTTAAATGGACCAGACCCGAGGGTGGATTATTCCTCTGGCTGACGCTGCCGGAAGGAATGAATACGGATGATCTTTTTCAGAAGGCCGTTGACGAAAAGGTAGCCTACGTTCCCGGAAGCGCTTTCTTCCCGAATAACGATGACTTCCAGAGTATGCGCCTGAACTTCAGCTACGCAAGCGAAGAGCAAATTGTTGAAGGTGTAAAACGCCTGGCATGTGTTGTCCGCGAAAACAGCTGA
- the truA gene encoding tRNA pseudouridine(38-40) synthase TruA yields the protein MKMGVIRVKFKIEYDGTGFSGWQIQPETRTVQGDIETVLEKLCGRHIPVTGSGRTDAGVHAEGQVAHADIMIDEFERVKTGLPAMLPDDIAVTSVEEADRSFHARFNAVSRLYRYRIEKGKHPLKNLYCHTLALSWELDTSDMQEAARLSIGENDWTAMAKEGSDNYDWIVNVISANVEEDDSGWTFLIRANRFLRGMVRIWAGTLVNIGSGAVPTELITELLETGNRDKAGTSLPGCGLVLMEVNYS from the coding sequence GTGAAAATGGGTGTTATCAGAGTTAAGTTTAAGATAGAGTACGATGGAACCGGTTTTTCCGGATGGCAGATTCAGCCGGAAACAAGAACCGTACAGGGTGATATAGAAACCGTTCTCGAGAAACTCTGCGGAAGACATATTCCTGTAACAGGATCAGGCAGAACAGATGCGGGAGTACATGCGGAGGGACAGGTTGCTCACGCAGATATAATGATTGACGAGTTTGAGAGGGTAAAAACCGGCCTGCCGGCTATGCTTCCCGATGATATCGCTGTTACTTCAGTGGAGGAGGCTGACCGATCTTTTCATGCCAGGTTCAATGCGGTCTCAAGGCTTTACAGGTACCGGATAGAAAAAGGAAAGCATCCTCTTAAGAACCTTTACTGCCATACGCTGGCACTTTCCTGGGAACTTGACACGTCTGATATGCAGGAAGCGGCCAGGCTTTCCATAGGGGAGAACGACTGGACAGCGATGGCAAAGGAAGGAAGCGACAACTACGATTGGATTGTCAATGTTATCTCCGCTAATGTCGAAGAAGATGACTCAGGCTGGACTTTCCTTATCCGCGCAAACAGGTTTCTGAGGGGCATGGTCAGGATCTGGGCGGGAACACTGGTTAATATCGGTTCCGGAGCGGTTCCGACTGAACTTATAACAGAACTTTTAGAAACAGGAAACCGTGATAAGGCCGGAACTTCGCTACCGGGATGTGGTCTGGTATTGATGGAGGTGAATTACAGTTGA